Proteins from one Doryrhamphus excisus isolate RoL2022-K1 chromosome 19, RoL_Dexc_1.0, whole genome shotgun sequence genomic window:
- the slc31a1 gene encoding high affinity copper uptake protein 1 — translation MTRVRPPGSASARRDVIRGSGSSLLRLDGDEKLRGDKFWSFFLLTSVVLAEATELVPRRQTGSRRIPGRSAVMDRHHNHSAMPMDHTHHHDHIMPVPTGSGGHDHGNHGGHGGGMAMTFYFGCQNVELLFSGLLINSPGEMVGACLAVFLLAVLYEGLKIGREALLRRSQVNVRYNSMPLPGADGTVLMETHKTVGQRMLSPAHFLQTLLHVIQVVVSYLLMLVFMTYNAYLCIAVALGAGAGYFLFSWRKAVVVDITEHCH, via the exons ATGACTCGGGTTCGTCCCCCAGGATCTGCGTCTGCGCGCCGTGACGTCATACGCGGAAGCGGCAGCTCACTCCTCAGACTAGACGGTGACGAGAAGCTAAGAGGAGACAAGTTTTGGTCGTTTTTCCTCTTAACAAGTGTCGTGTTAGCTGAAGCGACTGAGTTGGTGCCACGAcgacagacaggaagtagaagaaTTCCCGGAAGATCTGCAG TTATGGACCGGCACCACAACCACAGCGCCATGCCGATGGACCACACCCACCACCACGATCACATCATGCCCGTGCCCACTGGCAGCGGCGGACACGACCACGGGAATCACGGAGGACACGGTGGAGGCATG GCGATGACCTTTTACTTCGGCTGCCAGAACGTGGAGCTGCTCTTCAGCGGACTGCTCATCAACTCACCTGGAG AGATGGTGGGGGCGTGTCTGGCCGTCTTCCTGCTGGCCGTCCTCTACGAGGGCCTGAAGATCGGTCGAGAGGCGCTGCTGCGTCGCAGTCAGGTCAACGTGCGCTACAACTCCATGCCCCTTCCCGGCGCAGATGGAACCGTGCTCATGGAGACGCACAAGACCGTTGG GCAGCGAATGctaagccccgcccacttccTGCAGACACTTCTGCATGTCATCCAGGTGGTGGTCAGCTACCTCCTGATGCTGGTCTTCATGACATACAATGCCTACCTCTGCATCGCCGTGGCGTTGGGCGCCGGTGCCGGCTACTTCCTGTTCAGCTGGCGAAAGGCGGTGGTCGTGGACATCACAGAACACTGTCATTAG
- the slc25a46 gene encoding mitochondrial outer membrane protein SLC25A46, translating to MASRRPDSFDGLVYRGRDDPNYGAGYSLRSAGGPAESQHHHWVTTPPDIPGSRNLHTGERTPLYDEPPGESGVAREWDAAQPGGAPAEQLNRVAGFGIGLVSLFTENVLTHPCVVFRRQCQVNYHARCYHLTPFSALAVMYSISKAQGPKALWKGMGSTFIVHGVMLGAEGVISELTPLPREIPHRWSVKQLAAHFLLKGLTAVVALPFYCSSLIETVQSEIAQDSSSGLLDCVREGLARLLGVGAPHSRRLLPLSCLLLPALAHAVLRYAIAASVQRVVLWLHHRNKKWRHSPSDPLEAHFPELAAAWLGSLVADVAVFPLETALHRLGLQGTRTIIDATDGVMVAGNGGSPLVLPVNTQYDGFADCLHAIRRKEGWPGFYRGFGALVAQFALHGILLAAARTLLRLLLLEAKVS from the exons ATGGCCTCAAGGCGACCGGACAGCTTCGATGGGCTCGTCTACCGCGGCCGAGATGATCCCAATTACGGAGCGGGCTACTCGCTGCGGAGCGCCGGCGGCCCCGCGGAGTCGCAGCATCACCATTGGGTCACCACGCCGCCGGACATCCCCGGTAGCCGCAACCTGCACACAGGAGAGCGGACGCCCTTGTACGACGAGCCCCCGGGGGAGTCCGGAGTTGCTCGGGAGTGGGACGCGGCGCAGCCTGGCGGGGCGCCTGCTG AACAGCTGAATCGCGTGGCTGGTTTCGGGATCGGGCTTGTCAG TCTGTTCACAGAGAACGTCCTGACTCATCCCTGCGTGGTCTTCCGCCGACAGTGTCAG gtcAACTATCATGCACGCTGCTACCACCTGACGCCATTCAGCGCCCTCGCCGTCATGTACTCCATCAGCAAGGCCCAG GGTCCCAAGGCGCTGTGGAAGGGGATGGGCAGCACCTTCATCGTGCACGGCGTCATGCTGGGAGCGGAGGGCGTCATCAGCGAACTCACGCCATTACCACG GGAGATTCCTCACCGCTGGAGCGTAAAGCAGCTGGCGGCTCACTTCCTGCTCAAAGG CTTGACCGCTGTGGTCGCACTTCCTTTCTACTGCTCCAGCCTCATCGAGACCGTgcag AGCGAGATCGCACAAGATTCATCATCGGGTCTGCTCGACTGCGTGCGTGAAGGTTTGGCTCGCCTGCTGGGTGTGGGCGCTCCTCACAGTCGCCGCCTGCTTCCTCTCAGCTGCCTGCTACTTCCTGCCCTCGCACACGCTGTCCTGCGTTACGCCATCGCCGCCTCGGTGCAGCGTGTCGTGCTCTGGCTGCACCATCGCAACAAGAAGTGGCGCCACAGCCCGTCCGACCCGCTGGAAGCCCACTTCCCCGAGCTGGCGGCGGCGTGGCTGGGATCGCTGGTGGCGGACGTGGCAGTGTTCCCGTTGGAGACGGCGCTGCACCGCCTCGGCCTGCAGGGCACCCGAACCATCATTGATGCCACCGATGGGGTGATGGTGGCGGGAAATGGCGGCAGCCCACTCGTGCTGCCTGTCAACACGCAGTATGACGGCTTTGCCGACTGCCTCCATGCCATTCGACGCAAGGAGGGCTGGCCGGGTTTTTACCGCGGCTTTGGAGCGCTGGTGGCGCAGTTTGCGCTGCACGGCATCTTGCTGGCTGCCGCCCGGACACTTctgaggctgctgctgctggaggccAAGGTCAGCTAG
- the atp6v1g1 gene encoding V-type proton ATPase subunit G 1 gives MASQSQGIQQLLQAEKRAAEKVAEARKRKNRRLKQAKEEAQAEIEQYRLQRDKEFKTKEAAALGSHGNSAVEVDKDTAERMSRIQASYRGNRESVLGDLLRRVCDIKPEFHANYRVAG, from the exons ATGGCGAGTCAGTCTCAGGGCATCCAGCAGCTTCTGCAGGCCGAGAAGAGAGCCGCAGAGAAGGTGGCGGAAGCCCGCAAAC GTAAGAACCGTCGGCTGAAGCAAGCCAAAGAAGAAGCTCAAGCTGAGATAGAACAGTATCGACTGCAGCGGGACAAAGAGTTTAAGACCAAAGAGGCAGCG GCCCTCGGTTCCCATGGCAACAGTGCAGTGGAGGTGGACAAGGACACGGCCGAGCGCATGAGTCGTATCCAGGCCAGTTACCGTGGAAACCGGGAGTCTGTTCTGGGTGATCTGCTGCGCCGTGTGTGCGACATTAAGCCTGAGTTCCACGCCAACTACCGCGTGGCTGGCtga
- the fktn gene encoding fukutin: MSRVKPTAVLWLLIASSSLFLLFQLYYYRKYVSKSGPHVLSHTGHLKDNHLQWQTTKTFLALSRRFHLPLFLADTAVLRLLTQDALRQGERLASVEHCSFLCTGRPITSFAVLANSWKYDAALLSAAQQKGFELMELRGQDPRLASLDIQSAHEIPLHLLLRLHGYIIQVVFLYERGGNYLWHGPIRLQANADRSFAPFTRLDFGRHAGAYSRPLLVLTVLDGLDVRIPHNISSFLFERQQARFLECRHSDARRFLQIYPDDVSPEALDFRNKAKSLLLLAAQTLTNLHIPFWISSGTCLGWFRQCSIISYSRDVDIGIFISDFRSDIITAFQAAGLSLKHKFGKVEDSLELSFVRDNVKLDVFFFYQDKDVTWNGGTQAKSGKKFKYIFPRFSLCWAELVDVRVRVPCETLDYVTANYGPAWNVPLKTWDWKSSPDNVQENGVWPLSQWEELIQVY; this comes from the exons ATGTCTCGTGTGAAGCCGACGGCGGTGCTGTGGCTGCTGATCGCTAGCAGCTCTTTGTTTCTCTTGTTTCAGCTTTATTACTACCGGAAGTACGTCAGCAAG TCTGGCCCTCACGTCCTAAGCCACACAGGTCACTTGAAAGACAACCACCTCCAATGG CAAACCACGAAGACGTTTCTGGCGTTGTCGCGCCGTTTCCACCTGCCGCTGTTCCTCGCCGACACGGCGGTGCTCAGACTCCTGACCCAGGATGCATTGAGGCAAGGTGAGCGGTTGGCAAGTGTGGAGCACTGTAGCTTCCTGTGCACTGGCCGGCCAATCACGTCCTTCGCCGTGCTGGCCAACTCGTGGAAGTATGAC gcCGCTTTGCTATCGGCCGCCCAGCAGAAAGGCTTTGAGCTGATGGAGCTGCGAGGGCAAGACCCCCGATTGGCCAGTTTAGACATCCAGTCAGCGCACGAAATTCCTTTGCACCTCCTGCTCCGCCTCCACGGTTACATCATTCAG gtGGTCTTCCTGTATGAGCGTGGTGGTAACTACCTATGGCATGGGCCAATTCGCCTCCAAGCCAATGCTGACCGCAGCTTCGCGCCTTTCACACGTCTGGACTTTGGACGCCACGCCGGCGCCTACAGCAG GCCCTTGCTTGTACTGACCGTCCTGGACGGCCTGGACGTTCGTATCCCGCACAACATTTCCAGCTTCCTGTTTGAGCGGCAGCAAGCTCGCTTCCTCGAGTGCCGTCACAGTGATGCCCGCCGCTTCCTGCAG ATCTATCCTGACGACGTGTCTCCTGAGGCACTGGATTTTCGGAACAAAGCAAAGTCTTTGCTTCTTTTGGCTGCACAAACCCTCACAAATCTTCACATCCCATTCTGGATCAGCAGCGGAACCTGCCTGG GCTGGTTCAGGCAGTGCAGCATCATCTCGTACAGTCGTGATGTTGACATCGGGATTTTCATCAGCGACTTCCGCTCTGACATCATCACAGCATTCCAGGCTGCTGGCCTGTCACTCAAGCACAAGTTCGGAAAG GTGGAGGACAGTCTAGAGCTTTCCTTTGTGAGGGACAACGTCAAGCTGgacgtcttcttcttctaccaGGACAAAGATGTCACATGGAACGGGGGCACGCAGGCCAAAAGCGGCAAGAAATTCAA GTACATCTTCCCTCGCTTCTCCTTGTGCTGGGCGGAGCTTGTAGATGTCAGAGTTCGGGTCCCGTGTGAGACGCTGGACTACGTGACGGCCAATTATGGCCCGGCCTGGAATGTCCCGCTGAAGACGTGGGACTGGAAGTCTTCTCCAGACAACGTGCAGGAAAATGGGGTGTGGCCTCTCTCTCAGTGGGAGGAGCTTATTCAAGTTTATTGA
- the wdr36 gene encoding WD repeat-containing protein 36, whose amino-acid sequence MAGSGSSLFSGFRVLGLYSDHVPHVLRYHQKHREFYVVTSVGKCLHTYNVAHLGIVSVSNSLQDDITCVAADRMLVFAASGRLVCALARNKEVVMRYSGHEQEVRLLLALGDHLISADAGGHVIVWDVHSGDIYLQLRFDPSTFNVTAMMHPSTYMNKVLLGSSQGALQLWNVKSSKLLYTFPGWSAGVTVLQQSPAVDVVGVGTATGRIVLHNIRTDQTLMTFTQDWGPITSLAFRTDGPPMVASGSPQGHLAFWDLERRQLVAQQRHAHNTAVAGATFLHGEPLLVTNGADNAIKVWIFDQDRGGARLLRSRQGHSAPPAAICHHGNDGKNILSAGQDGTLQSFSTVHERFHKNLGHGSLNKKKEQRKKKDMSHEQLRLPAITAFSSATARQADWDGIVACHRGCQATTTWNYQRCTMGAHHLQPPGGPSNAIATAVDITSCGNFAVVGSSCGRVDVYNLQSGLHRGCYGDDQKAHSGVVRGVAIDGLNQLTVTIASDYLLKFWRFKKRKQEKEIKLNAAPASMTLHRDSGMLAVALDDFTVLVVDMETKRVVRKFWGHHGNTTDMTFSPDGRWLVTAGMDCTIRTWDLPSGSLVDCFLVPMAPVAVSMSPTGDFLATAHVDSLGVYLWTNKSLCGPVGLRPLPADHQPEEEALPGTAELEVKQEVTPEEAEHAFQSSEQLGAELVTLSRLPESRWKSLLHLDAIKRRNKPASAPVAGTSAPFFLPTVPGLTPRFAPPIQQVQSKVLSCGPLSPRSQFSSALEACLQAGSFDVPIKLLKDLGPSALSLELTGLSPEGGGDSSLLLAFMAMIDSMLASGRDFDLAHAYLCLFLKLHLRSLSRDAVAMEALLRLSRQLEAGWAQLRSSLNQSLCLLTYAKSALL is encoded by the exons ATGGCGGGAAGCGGTAGCTCTTTGTTCTCCGGCTTCCGGGTTTTGGGACTTTACAGCGATCATGTGCCGCACGTGCTCCGCTACCATCAGAAACACCGCGAGTTCTACGTTGTGACGTCGGTGGGCAAGTGTTTGCACACGTATAAC GTGGCTCATTTGGGCATCGTCTCTGTCA GTAACAGCCTCCAAGATGACATCACCTGCGTGGCAGCAGACAGGATGCTGGTGTTTGCAGCTTCAGGACGACTCGTCTGTGCCCTCGCTAGGAACAAAGAG GTGGTGATGCGTTACAGCGGTCACGAGCAGGAAGTGCGTCTGCTGCTTGCTTTGGGTGATCACCTGATCTCGGCCGACGCCGGTGGACACGTCATCGTGTGGGATGTCCACAGTGGCG ACATCTACCTGCAGCTGCGCTTCGACCCCAGCACCTTCAACGTGACAGCCATGATGCACCCCAGCACGTACATGAACAAGGTGCTGCTGGGAAGCTCCCAGGGCGCATTGCAGCTGTGGAACGTGAAAAGCAG CAAGCTGCTGTATACGTTCCCGGGTTGGTCGGCGGGGGTGACCGTTCTGCAACAG AGCCCGGCGGTGGACGTGGTGGGTGTCGGCACGGCAACAGGCCGCATCGTCCTTCACAACATCCGGACGGACCAGACGCTGATGACGTTCACACAGGACTGGGGGCCGATCACATCACTGGCCTTCAGGACAG ACGGCCCCCCCATGGTGGCGTCCGGCAGTCCACAGGGTCACTTGGCGTTCTGGGACCTGGAGCGTCGGCAGCTCGTGGCTCAGCAGAGACACGCCCACAACACGGCGGTGGCGGGCGCCACCTTCCTGCACGGCGAGCCGCTCCTGGTTACCAATGGAGCCGACAACGCCATCAAG GTGTGGATATTTGACCAGGACAGGGGCGGAGCCAGGTTGCTGAGGAGTCGCCAGGGGCACAGTGCCCCGCCCGCCGCTATCTGTCACCATGGCAATGATGGCAAGAACATCCTGAGCGCAG GTCAGGACGGGACACTGCAGTCTTTCTCCACCGTGCACGAGCGCTTCCACAAGAACCTGGGACACG gctccctcaataaaaagaaagaacagaggaagaagaaggacaTGTCCCATGAGCAACTCCGCCTCCCCGCTATCACTGCATTCTCCTCTG CCACAGCCCGCCAGGCAGACTGGGACGGCATTGTTGCCTGTCACCGCGGTTGCCAAGCAACCACCACCTGGAACTACCAGCGATGCACCATGGGAGCTCATCACCTGCAGCCGCCAGGTGGCCCCAGCAATGCCATCGCCACG GCtgttgacatcacttcctgtggaaACTTTGCAGTTGTGGGCTCATCGTGTGGCCGGGTTGACGTGTACAACCTGCAGTCTGGACTTCATCGTGGTTGCTATGGAGACGACCAGAAAG CTCACAGCGGTGTGGTGCGAGGGGTCGCCATCGACGGGCTCAATCAGCTGACTGTGACCATCGCTTCTGATTACCTCCTCAAGTTCTGGCGCTTCAAGAAACGCAAACAGGAAAAAGAGATCAAGTTAAACGCTGCACCAGCTAGCATGACGCTCCACAGAGACAG CGGGATGTTAGCAGTAGCTTTGGATGACTTCACAGTTTTGGTTGTTGACATGGAAACCAAGCGAGTGGTCAGGAAGTTTTggggtcaccatggcaacacaacCGACATG ACTTTTAGTCCGGACGGTCGCTGGCTGGTGACGGCGGGCATGGACTGCACCATTCGGACGTGGGACCTCCCCTCTGGAAG CCTTGTTGATTGCTTCCTGGTGCCCATGGCGCCGGTGGCCGTGTCCATGTCACCGACAGGAGACTTCCTGGCGACAGCCCATGTGGACAGTCTGGGGGTTTACTTGTG GACCAATAAGAGCCTGTGTGGGCCGGTGGGGCTCCGCCCTCTCCCTGCAGACCACCAGCCAGAGGAGGAGGCTCTGCCAGGAACAGCGGAGCTGGaggtgaaacaggaagtgacaccagAGGAGGCGGAGCATGCCTTCCAGTCATCCGAGCAGTTAGGGGCGGAGCTTGTAACCCTGTCCCGGCTGCCAGAGTCGCGCTGGAAAAGTCTTCTTCACCTGGACGCCATCAAG AGGAGGAACAAACCTGCCTCGGCGCCTGTGGCGGGAACGTCGGCGCCGTTCTTCCTGCCCACCGTGCCGGGCCTCACGCCACgctttgccccgcccatacagCAAGTGCAg TCCAAGGTGTTGAGCTGCGGACCGCTGTCTCCGAGGTCACAGTTCAGTAGCGCTCTGGAGGCGTGTCTTCAGGCAGGGTCAT TTGACGTTCCCATCAAGCTGTTGAAGGATTTGGGACCGTCTGCGCTCTCGCTGGAGCTCACCGGTCTGTCACCTGAAGGGGGCGGAGACAGCAGCCTCCTGTTGGCTTTCATGGCCATGATTGACAGCATGTTGGCCAGTGGGCGGGACTTTGATCTGGCTCACGCATACCTGTGTCTGTTCCTCAAG CTTCACCTGCGCTCGCTGTCACGGGATGCGGTCGCCATGGAAGCGTTGCTCCGCCTCTCCCGGCAGCTGGAGGCGGGGTGGGCGCAACTGCGGTCGTCATTGAACCAGTCGCTTTGTCTGCTGACGTACGCCAAGAGCGCACTGCTGTGA